A single Mesomycoplasma bovoculi M165/69 DNA region contains:
- a CDS encoding PTS sugar transporter subunit IIA, whose product MEKKKNFLDYLKELDSILVHQEASNWREAIRISCEPLIKQNIVESKYYDSIISNVRRNGPYFVLKDNFAMPHASSRNRVKAVGFSLVTFKSPVYFEGDDRPVRLFLTIASTSAKEHVTLMLPQIVEVFSSQENITKIIAAKNKEEIIAIIESTKFATQTFKDYL is encoded by the coding sequence ATGGAAAAAAAGAAAAATTTTTTAGATTATTTAAAAGAATTAGATAGTATATTAGTTCATCAAGAGGCTTCAAATTGAAGAGAAGCTATTCGTATTTCATGCGAACCTCTAATTAAACAAAATATTGTTGAATCCAAGTATTATGATTCAATCATTTCCAATGTTAGAAGAAATGGTCCTTATTTTGTTCTAAAAGATAATTTTGCAATGCCACATGCAAGTTCTAGAAATAGAGTCAAAGCCGTTGGTTTTTCTCTTGTTACTTTCAAATCTCCTGTTTATTTTGAAGGTGATGATAGACCAGTTCGACTATTTTTAACAATTGCATCAACAAGTGCAAAAGAACATGTAACTTTAATGCTTCCGCAAATAGTTGAAGTTTTTAGTAGTCAAGAAAATATTACAAAAATTATTGCTGCTAAAAACAAAGAAGAAATTATTGCTATCATTGAAAGTACAAAATTTGCAACTCAAACATTCAAAGATTATCTTTAA
- a CDS encoding PTS sugar transporter subunit IIB, giving the protein MSLKIVAACGNGMGTSMIIKLKVEKLMKELNIDASVEALSMGQSKSLTNSVDIIIASSHLTSEFVTNQKAKIVGVVNLMDENEIKSALNPVLAKLNVN; this is encoded by the coding sequence ATGTCATTAAAAATTGTTGCAGCTTGCGGTAATGGTATGGGCACTAGCATGATTATTAAACTCAAGGTTGAAAAATTAATGAAAGAATTAAACATTGATGCTTCTGTTGAAGCGCTCTCAATGGGTCAATCTAAAAGTTTAACTAATTCTGTTGATATAATTATTGCATCTAGTCATCTAACAAGCGAATTTGTCACAAATCAAAAGGCTAAAATTGTGGGCGTCGTTAATTTGATGGATGAAAATGAAATCAAAAGTGCTCTCAACCCTGTTTTAGCCAAGTTAAATGTAAATTAA
- the pfkA gene encoding 6-phosphofructokinase: protein MVKRIAVLTSGGDSPGMNSAIAAILKTAARYNVKVLPIEQGYSGIFSSEFVRYTTHWPYNFDSQGGTILGSTRYPEFAKEEVQVIAKGILEEENVDALIVIGGDGTYKGGYELHRLGLKVMALPGTIDNDIAHTDYTIGFDTALNTIVESIDKLRDTAASHKRCFIVEVMGRHCQDLAYYSALATGSEIIITNTFVPTKEEIASEVAKQFAKGKKSVVITVSENVLENLKELAQFIEKKTRITTREIVLGHLQRGGRPSAFDRILAAQMGIKAVEALIDGNSGLAVGFKDGKINFTPLEDVFDTKITDNAKIIKQLSKINQS, encoded by the coding sequence ATGGTTAAAAGAATTGCTGTTTTGACCTCAGGCGGTGACTCACCAGGAATGAACAGTGCTATAGCTGCGATTTTAAAAACAGCAGCTAGATATAATGTTAAAGTTTTGCCTATTGAGCAAGGTTATAGTGGAATTTTTTCAAGTGAATTTGTACGCTATACAACTCATTGGCCTTACAACTTTGATAGTCAAGGTGGAACTATTTTAGGTTCAACTCGATACCCCGAATTTGCAAAAGAAGAAGTTCAGGTAATTGCCAAAGGTATTTTAGAAGAAGAAAATGTTGATGCACTAATTGTTATTGGTGGTGATGGGACATACAAAGGTGGTTATGAACTTCATAGACTAGGTCTAAAAGTAATGGCTCTACCTGGAACTATTGACAACGACATTGCCCACACAGACTATACCATTGGATTTGACACTGCTCTTAACACAATTGTTGAATCAATTGATAAATTAAGAGACACAGCAGCTTCACATAAACGTTGCTTTATAGTGGAGGTTATGGGTCGCCATTGTCAAGATCTAGCTTATTATTCAGCGCTTGCAACAGGTTCTGAAATCATCATTACTAACACATTTGTGCCTACCAAAGAAGAAATAGCATCTGAAGTTGCTAAACAATTTGCCAAAGGTAAAAAAAGTGTTGTTATCACAGTTAGTGAAAATGTTTTAGAAAATCTTAAGGAACTAGCACAATTTATTGAGAAAAAAACTAGAATTACTACTCGCGAAATTGTTTTAGGTCATTTACAACGTGGTGGAAGACCTTCTGCTTTTGATAGAATCCTAGCAGCACAAATGGGTATTAAAGCTGTCGAAGCGCTAATTGATGGGAATTCTGGACTAGCCGTAGGATTCAAAGATGGTAAAATCAACTTTACTCCACTTGAAGATGTTTTTGATACAAAAATCACAGATAATGCTAAAATAATTAAACAGCTTAGCAAAATTAATCAATCATAA
- a CDS encoding Mhp366/Mhp367 family surface (lipo)protein, producing the protein MNKFFKFLIVIFSLAGLGVAGYFVYDKVVVKYFATPEQPKNSKPKVEPKPVEVDKPKSQPPTKTETKQEDQENKKTLSKFTPITKFDLDRAASMKADLPKNHLSFKLDFGNNFVGKENDKYYLGKSNDGLYVYNLNEPNIENHILADKQTKDKILNQEFNIFDKKNRPFIYNLDQIGVYTQKINSVDLRNENIFKRNIRIANGTATILDASAEKTLLITNKHVLKTGIKDDNKQVNFWNIPQSDIFKWYDNGKIHTIEYDDLGILFYVKQTIEKNLSEIKNHDLKAENKDVQTENQINFLKNFLNPYFEVETKFDNKNVDVALFYFKHKKFIEDIKNLADFFSKSPEMNQATIKFSNQDVIDKIKDKFLSNYQNFISFWKSVAQAKSVVISDKLWKIGDSDYDKMVSLFWPKGTPIKNIFKGVYASTIQANTKSVALFFYTTNGPGASGSGVFNAKGELQFLNAFGLLAGKKTSPPVKDNIVSKPGKSKKTEADDEVEFYDNLNTYIAISGGVPFVTEKYNLKKEIEKFYPSKQLKLNQNNLISNITTNTPITVQTN; encoded by the coding sequence ATGAACAAATTTTTTAAATTTTTAATTGTAATATTTTCACTTGCTGGTTTAGGAGTTGCTGGTTATTTTGTTTATGACAAAGTTGTTGTAAAGTATTTTGCAACACCAGAGCAACCAAAAAACTCAAAACCCAAAGTTGAACCAAAACCTGTTGAAGTTGATAAGCCAAAAAGTCAACCACCTACAAAAACTGAAACTAAGCAAGAAGATCAAGAAAACAAAAAGACTTTAAGTAAATTCACACCAATTACAAAATTTGATTTAGATAGAGCAGCATCTATGAAAGCTGATTTACCTAAAAATCATTTAAGTTTTAAACTTGATTTTGGTAATAATTTTGTTGGCAAAGAAAATGATAAGTATTATTTAGGCAAATCTAATGATGGTCTTTATGTTTATAATTTAAATGAGCCTAATATTGAAAATCATATTTTGGCCGATAAACAAACTAAAGATAAAATTCTAAATCAAGAATTTAATATTTTTGACAAAAAGAATCGCCCATTTATTTATAATTTGGATCAAATTGGTGTCTATACTCAAAAAATTAATAGTGTTGATTTAAGAAATGAGAATATTTTTAAAAGAAATATTCGCATAGCAAATGGGACAGCAACTATTTTAGATGCAAGTGCTGAGAAAACTTTACTAATTACTAACAAACATGTTTTAAAAACTGGAATCAAAGATGATAATAAGCAAGTTAATTTTTGAAATATTCCACAAAGTGACATTTTTAAATGATATGACAATGGCAAAATTCATACTATAGAATATGACGATTTAGGAATTTTATTTTATGTCAAACAAACAATTGAAAAAAACTTGTCTGAGATCAAAAATCATGATTTAAAAGCTGAAAACAAAGATGTTCAAACTGAAAATCAGATTAATTTTTTAAAAAATTTTTTAAATCCTTATTTTGAGGTTGAAACAAAATTTGATAACAAAAACGTAGATGTTGCTTTATTTTATTTTAAACATAAAAAATTTATTGAAGATATTAAAAATTTAGCAGATTTTTTTAGCAAGTCACCAGAGATGAACCAAGCTACTATTAAATTTAGCAATCAAGATGTAATTGATAAAATAAAAGATAAATTTTTAAGTAATTATCAAAATTTTATTAGTTTTTGAAAGAGTGTGGCACAAGCCAAATCAGTTGTTATCTCAGATAAGTTATGAAAAATAGGAGATAGTGACTATGACAAAATGGTTTCATTATTTTGACCTAAAGGAACACCCATTAAAAACATTTTTAAAGGAGTCTATGCTTCTACAATTCAAGCTAATACTAAATCGGTTGCTTTATTTTTTTACACAACTAATGGTCCAGGAGCAAGTGGAAGTGGAGTTTTCAATGCCAAAGGTGAATTGCAGTTTTTAAACGCATTTGGACTTTTAGCTGGTAAAAAAACATCCCCACCTGTTAAAGACAATATTGTAAGCAAACCAGGTAAATCTAAAAAAACTGAAGCTGATGATGAAGTTGAATTTTACGATAATTTAAACACTTATATTGCAATTTCTGGTGGGGTTCCTTTTGTAACTGAAAAATATAATTTGAAAAAAGAAATAGAAAAATTTTATCCTAGTAAGCAATTGAAATTAAATCAAAACAATTTAATTTCCAACATCACAACTAACACACCAATTACTGTTCAAACTAATTAG
- a CDS encoding PTS ascorbate transporter subunit IIC, producing the protein MSLTKSKKTKLVIGILIFAIINLLIIGITLIVRTIHFQQSYQDASVFLLKTVYLDNFLRQNPLLLATLTLVGYLALSRGLRDAILGAIKTAIGVFLLTIGAGSLIELAKPVFQAISGIKSGGIVPLDPYFGWTSASNFLQKSFGAGNNFLTLASFVFLVGFVINLIMVAAKKYTNVNSIMITAHVMLQQASVLTALFYVILFWQTPLVNGEIALSAQIGLVAISGLFLGLYWSVGSTATLKITNEISQNGNFSVGHQQMLSLLLAYKLGRFFGQKNNKVENRKLPAYLKIFEDNIFTQSLIIFILFTILFIIIITYYGPSQSLDANFAGFNANSEVAHIKAIAQAWNKTFLGANFVFVILGGALKIVAALLAIITGVRMFVTELQQSFHGISEKIIPGAVVAVDIAAVYGFSINAVTYGFVSGALGQFLAVLLSIGLAAIPGNNYSLVAVPLFITLFFNSGAQGLYANATGGQKAAIFVPMLIGFFEIIVISFALKLVENIHGVGIPLHQSPVATGFLGMGDWNLFFGLVLIISQFHPSAAWVAITFAILALIILAQIIDSTTQNKPTWLQKVLKIKVKII; encoded by the coding sequence ATGTCATTAACTAAAAGTAAAAAAACTAAATTAGTAATTGGAATATTAATATTTGCAATTATTAATCTTTTGATCATTGGCATTACATTAATTGTTAGAACAATTCATTTTCAGCAATCATATCAAGATGCTTCAGTTTTTTTATTAAAAACTGTTTATTTAGATAACTTTTTAAGACAAAATCCTTTACTGCTTGCCACTCTTACTTTAGTGGGTTATTTAGCTTTATCTCGTGGTTTGCGAGATGCAATATTAGGAGCGATCAAAACTGCCATTGGCGTGTTTTTGCTCACAATTGGCGCTGGAAGCCTGATCGAACTTGCCAAACCTGTTTTTCAAGCCATCAGTGGCATCAAATCAGGGGGTATTGTTCCACTTGATCCTTATTTTGGTTGAACAAGTGCATCCAATTTTTTGCAAAAATCTTTTGGCGCTGGTAACAACTTTTTAACACTTGCATCCTTTGTTTTCCTAGTTGGTTTTGTTATTAATTTAATTATGGTAGCTGCTAAAAAATACACCAATGTAAACTCAATTATGATCACCGCTCATGTGATGCTGCAACAAGCGAGTGTGCTCACAGCGCTATTTTATGTAATTTTGTTTTGACAAACACCACTTGTAAATGGTGAAATTGCTTTGAGTGCCCAAATTGGACTTGTGGCAATTTCGGGTTTATTTTTGGGCCTTTACTGAAGTGTGGGCTCAACCGCCACACTAAAAATTACCAATGAAATTAGTCAAAATGGTAACTTTTCTGTGGGTCACCAACAAATGCTGTCCTTACTTCTTGCCTATAAGTTAGGGAGATTTTTTGGCCAAAAAAATAATAAAGTCGAGAATCGCAAGTTGCCAGCTTATCTCAAAATTTTTGAAGACAATATTTTTACGCAAAGCCTAATTATTTTTATTTTATTTACAATTTTATTTATAATAATTATTACCTATTATGGCCCAAGTCAAAGTTTGGATGCCAATTTTGCAGGTTTTAATGCCAACTCTGAAGTTGCTCACATTAAAGCAATTGCACAAGCTTGAAATAAAACATTTTTAGGAGCTAACTTTGTCTTTGTGATTTTAGGAGGGGCGCTCAAAATAGTGGCAGCCTTACTTGCCATCATCACTGGTGTGCGAATGTTTGTCACTGAATTACAACAATCTTTTCACGGCATTTCAGAAAAAATTATTCCAGGAGCAGTTGTGGCTGTCGATATTGCAGCTGTTTATGGTTTTTCTATCAATGCCGTTACTTATGGTTTTGTCTCTGGAGCCCTTGGCCAATTTTTAGCTGTGTTATTAAGTATCGGTTTGGCTGCTATTCCGGGCAACAACTATTCACTAGTGGCAGTGCCATTATTTATTACCTTGTTTTTCAACTCAGGAGCACAAGGCCTTTATGCCAATGCCACAGGTGGACAAAAAGCAGCCATTTTTGTGCCAATGCTAATAGGTTTTTTTGAAATTATTGTTATTTCTTTTGCACTCAAACTTGTCGAAAACATCCACGGAGTCGGCATTCCTTTGCATCAAAGTCCAGTAGCAACTGGTTTTTTAGGTATGGGTGATTGGAATCTGTTTTTTGGACTTGTTTTAATTATTAGTCAATTCCATCCAAGTGCAGCTTGAGTAGCAATAACTTTTGCTATTTTAGCCCTAATTATTTTAGCTCAAATTATTGATTCAACAACCCAAAACAAGCCAACTTGACTTCAAAAAGTGCTTAAAATAAAGGTTAAAATAATTTAA
- a CDS encoding P110/LppT family adhesin N-terminal domain, with the protein MIKKFFNWKGALVIGGTSAILIAAIAAPIVGKNAVIADYDKKVNLANKTKEKANIVSGSTSDFAYSDFDSLVKNLTLNSQYKGKISSKLALDLHNDKSYSFELIDAVDLSALKQKDPDMHFELRTVAATEDKNNISVAQPGVIKNVYVIGINTKTKSYFRSFGDISGFSTNSDQSNNFLVNSDLSSIQVKNDLEFDNHSPSNIALELQKFFTDELTSNLSTSVPGTTSANGVRVLSANEVVAVSSQSDKNSRAFLSALSKIGGLTLKDSQGNLTVIPAGYKLEPVVDQNNKLKFTNVDDIAKTLSIDVNIVDLNGVAYPAKLSFTNLGTISQDTKDKILASFSKNYSLKSGIAQALKTAGTNIAQVVYGDSLPEKLASSPIFKDNASKVKDFDFWFQKTGSNTNSENVDNLSSFKFSIDETKPSDEQIKTGSIKLTLNFDQQLTNENDIPQGLNIENSTNLKSGTSLILDTRGEVISQELSTDADASALESGAIDLQIGQKAPILFANHLDDAIADFNNNNFSKDDGYAVERLALVLDQSGNGQTKGSKNQTYGQYIKGILTTLATNLPEGAQIQLKGQFNKEKSDYTVLVETKSASQVLNTYSFKISNVSALNEAYDVAAKYGADVFLDATFDKLVNKNKNGQISSLQNYDAKSQQFSSRKDNNLSYGIGRSFYIDKDITPTLKNGSLWIAFKASQLEDGKKTYILESSNKENAVNLFIQKVPSDVKNVKTDDEKHIKNTYVIALEYKKAKNDGSDSKEKTGNIVALFTAPYIIRNNNTTSDPSGGQNDIHPPFELYESGKARAFQTDFQTDKADFYNYYSGNLKGTDFLSKDKGDPTLLLEINISNYEKSKNYRDLDQPELHQKGHTSTDSGLKDVFLSTIPSTISFTLYSSAVNEPLNNPIRSSLSLANKTLDLLGALGSALGGLVPGAPGAIPGVPGIGGIGAATGPKDTVFITRGIDYDTIHGIANGDTNHDDHNHITFKAMAVYNGDADYNPTSEPKVRREIAKAFIDQYFNEKK; encoded by the coding sequence ATGATTAAAAAATTTTTCAATTGAAAAGGTGCGTTAGTTATTGGGGGAACTTCAGCAATTTTAATTGCTGCAATTGCTGCTCCAATAGTTGGTAAAAACGCAGTTATAGCAGATTATGATAAAAAAGTTAATCTTGCTAACAAAACTAAAGAAAAAGCTAATATTGTTTCCGGATCTACTAGTGATTTTGCATATAGCGACTTCGATTCACTTGTGAAAAATCTTACACTTAACAGTCAATACAAAGGTAAAATTAGTTCCAAATTAGCATTAGATTTACACAATGACAAATCATATAGTTTTGAACTAATCGATGCAGTTGACTTAAGTGCATTGAAGCAAAAAGATCCAGATATGCACTTTGAATTACGTACTGTTGCAGCAACTGAAGACAAAAATAACATTTCAGTTGCACAACCAGGCGTTATTAAAAACGTTTATGTTATTGGTATAAACACCAAAACTAAATCATATTTTAGATCTTTTGGTGATATTTCAGGATTTAGCACAAACAGTGATCAAAGTAATAACTTTCTTGTAAATTCAGATTTATCAAGCATTCAAGTTAAAAATGATTTAGAGTTTGACAACCATAGTCCATCTAACATTGCACTTGAGTTGCAAAAATTTTTCACAGATGAATTAACATCTAACTTATCAACTTCTGTTCCAGGAACAACATCAGCTAACGGAGTACGTGTATTAAGTGCAAATGAAGTTGTTGCAGTTTCTAGTCAAAGTGATAAAAATTCAAGAGCATTTTTATCAGCTTTGTCCAAAATTGGCGGACTAACTTTGAAAGATAGCCAAGGCAACTTAACTGTTATACCAGCTGGTTACAAACTCGAACCAGTTGTTGATCAAAACAACAAATTAAAATTCACAAATGTGGATGATATTGCAAAAACTCTTTCTATTGATGTGAACATTGTAGATTTAAATGGAGTGGCATATCCAGCCAAATTAAGTTTTACTAATTTAGGAACAATTAGTCAAGATACAAAAGATAAAATTCTTGCATCATTTTCAAAAAATTATTCATTGAAGTCAGGAATTGCTCAAGCTTTAAAAACTGCTGGAACTAACATTGCTCAAGTTGTTTATGGCGATTCATTGCCAGAGAAATTGGCAAGTTCACCAATTTTTAAAGATAATGCATCCAAAGTTAAAGATTTTGACTTTTGATTCCAAAAAACTGGTTCAAATACTAATAGTGAAAATGTTGATAATTTAAGTTCATTTAAGTTCAGCATTGATGAAACCAAACCTAGCGATGAACAAATTAAAACTGGTTCAATTAAATTAACACTTAATTTTGACCAACAACTAACAAATGAAAATGACATTCCACAAGGATTGAATATTGAAAATAGCACAAATCTAAAATCAGGAACTTCATTGATTTTAGACACTCGTGGCGAAGTTATTAGTCAAGAATTATCAACAGATGCAGATGCTAGTGCCCTTGAATCAGGCGCAATTGATTTACAAATTGGTCAAAAAGCACCCATTTTATTTGCTAATCATTTAGATGATGCCATTGCTGACTTTAACAATAACAACTTTAGTAAAGATGATGGCTATGCAGTTGAAAGATTAGCTCTTGTTTTAGATCAAAGTGGTAACGGACAAACCAAAGGTTCTAAAAATCAAACTTATGGTCAATATATCAAAGGTATTTTAACTACATTAGCAACCAATTTACCAGAGGGTGCGCAAATACAACTCAAAGGTCAATTTAATAAAGAAAAAAGTGATTACACAGTTTTAGTTGAAACAAAATCTGCTAGCCAAGTTCTTAATACATACTCATTTAAAATTAGTAATGTTAGTGCTCTAAATGAAGCCTATGATGTGGCAGCAAAATATGGAGCTGATGTATTTTTAGATGCTACTTTTGACAAATTAGTAAATAAAAACAAAAATGGCCAAATATCTTCATTACAAAATTATGATGCTAAATCACAACAATTTAGCAGTCGCAAAGATAACAATTTGTCCTATGGTATTGGTAGAAGTTTTTATATTGATAAAGATATTACTCCAACACTTAAAAATGGTTCATTATGAATTGCTTTTAAAGCAAGTCAACTTGAAGATGGTAAAAAAACTTATATTTTAGAATCAAGTAATAAAGAAAATGCTGTTAATTTATTTATTCAAAAAGTACCATCTGATGTTAAAAATGTTAAGACAGATGATGAAAAACATATTAAAAATACATATGTAATTGCTCTTGAGTACAAAAAAGCAAAAAATGATGGATCTGATAGTAAGGAAAAAACTGGAAATATAGTTGCACTATTTACAGCTCCTTATATAATTAGAAATAACAATACAACTTCTGATCCATCAGGAGGACAGAATGATATACACCCACCTTTCGAGTTGTATGAATCTGGTAAGGCACGTGCTTTTCAAACTGATTTCCAAACAGATAAAGCTGATTTTTATAACTATTATAGTGGTAATTTAAAAGGAACCGACTTTTTATCTAAAGACAAAGGCGATCCTACTTTATTACTAGAAATTAATATTTCTAATTATGAAAAAAGTAAAAATTATCGTGACTTAGATCAACCAGAATTACACCAAAAAGGGCACACTAGTACAGATAGTGGTTTGAAAGATGTATTTTTATCAACCATTCCAAGTACTATTAGTTTTACACTTTACTCATCAGCTGTAAATGAACCATTAAATAATCCTATTCGTTCTAGTTTAAGTTTAGCAAATAAAACATTGGATTTATTAGGCGCTTTAGGAAGCGCTTTAGGTGGTTTGGTTCCAGGAGCACCAGGAGCAATTCCGGGAGTTCCAGGAATTGGTGGAATAGGTGCAGCAACTGGACCAAAAGACACAGTCTTCATTACTCGTGGAATTGATTATGACACAATTCATGGAATTGCTAATGGAGATACTAATCACGACGACCACAACCATATAACCTTTAAGGCTATGGCAGTTTACAATGGTGATGCTGACTACAACCCAACTAGTGAGCCTAAAGTTCGTCGTGAAATTGCCAAAGCCTTCATTGATCAATATTTCAATGAAAAGAAATAA
- the ptsP gene encoding phosphoenolpyruvate--protein phosphotransferase produces the protein MPFSGISASSGVAISHILKLDEAKIDVKDTKISDIAAEIKIFQDAVKKTVVQIEQIKDKAKRLKAQELEILDAHISIATDPALEEDTIKMIKQNYNAAYALKETARQNIAVLLDTKDEYLMARAVDIQDVTTRILKNILNINILDLSAIDKDVVLVAHDLTPSDTAQLNEHVRGFVTKIGSRTSHSAIMARSLGIPAIVGVGSEVDEMYTGDEIVFNGDTGLGIARPTEAQKADFANQLAQYEQEQAKLDEFLNKPAMTKDGHKVIVAANVGSVEDTYGALKANADEIGLVRSEFLYMDASNWPTEEEQFQNYKKILELMNGKKVVVRTLDIGGDKTLKYFEFHKELNPFLGYRAIRLSLDKTDIFQTQLRALIRASQYGNLAIMFPMIATVDEFLKAKAIFNTVYKEVRAVNDKIAPREAIKLGIMVEIPVTAIMASQFAHHVDFFSIGTNDLIQYSMAADRMNEKVSYLYQPLNPGILKLIKMTIDAAHKHGKLVGMCGEMAGDIHAVPILIGLGLDEFSMSAGSINKVKKLISTLEYKQLINIAQKTTLFETEDQVISYLEHLGLILPN, from the coding sequence CTGCCTTTTTCAGGAATTTCAGCTTCAAGCGGAGTTGCAATTTCACATATTTTAAAATTAGATGAAGCTAAAATTGATGTTAAAGACACTAAAATCTCAGATATTGCAGCTGAAATTAAAATTTTTCAAGATGCTGTGAAAAAAACTGTAGTTCAAATCGAACAAATCAAAGATAAAGCTAAACGTTTAAAAGCACAAGAGTTAGAAATTTTAGACGCTCACATTTCAATTGCTACCGATCCAGCGCTTGAAGAAGATACTATCAAAATGATTAAGCAAAATTACAATGCAGCTTATGCTCTAAAAGAAACTGCTAGACAAAACATTGCTGTTTTGCTTGATACTAAAGATGAATATTTAATGGCACGAGCTGTAGATATTCAAGATGTCACTACTCGAATTTTAAAAAATATCTTAAACATTAATATTTTAGATCTTTCAGCCATTGACAAAGATGTTGTACTTGTTGCCCATGACTTAACTCCATCAGATACTGCTCAACTTAATGAGCATGTGCGTGGTTTTGTGACTAAAATTGGTTCAAGAACTTCCCACTCAGCCATTATGGCTCGTAGTTTGGGAATTCCAGCCATAGTTGGAGTTGGTAGTGAAGTTGATGAAATGTACACAGGCGATGAAATTGTTTTCAATGGTGATACAGGTCTAGGAATTGCCCGTCCAACTGAGGCGCAAAAAGCTGATTTTGCAAATCAACTGGCCCAATACGAACAAGAACAAGCTAAATTAGATGAGTTTTTAAATAAACCAGCAATGACTAAAGATGGCCACAAAGTAATAGTGGCTGCCAATGTTGGTTCAGTTGAAGACACTTATGGTGCACTAAAGGCTAATGCTGATGAAATTGGTTTAGTACGTAGTGAGTTTTTATATATGGATGCTTCAAACTGACCAACCGAAGAAGAACAGTTTCAAAATTATAAGAAAATTTTAGAACTAATGAATGGTAAAAAAGTTGTTGTTCGCACTTTAGATATCGGTGGCGACAAAACTTTAAAATACTTTGAATTTCACAAAGAATTAAACCCATTTTTAGGTTACCGGGCAATTAGATTGTCACTTGACAAAACTGATATTTTCCAAACTCAACTCAGAGCACTTATTCGTGCTTCACAATATGGAAACCTAGCAATTATGTTTCCAATGATTGCCACTGTGGATGAGTTTTTAAAAGCTAAAGCAATTTTTAACACTGTTTACAAAGAAGTTAGAGCAGTCAATGACAAAATTGCGCCTCGTGAGGCAATCAAATTAGGAATTATGGTAGAAATTCCAGTAACTGCTATTATGGCATCCCAGTTTGCCCACCATGTTGACTTTTTCTCAATTGGAACCAATGACTTAATCCAATACTCAATGGCTGCAGATCGAATGAATGAAAAAGTTTCTTATCTTTACCAACCACTCAATCCAGGGATTTTAAAACTCATTAAAATGACTATCGACGCTGCTCACAAGCATGGTAAACTAGTTGGAATGTGCGGCGAAATGGCGGGTGATATTCATGCTGTACCAATTTTAATAGGTTTAGGCCTTGATGAATTTTCAATGTCAGCTGGAAGTATCAACAAAGTTAAAAAACTCATTTCAACACTAGAGTACAAACAACTTATTAATATTGCACAAAAAACAACTTTATTTGAAACTGAAGATCAAGTAATAAGTTATTTAGAACACCTAGGTTTGATTTTACCTAACTAA